The nucleotide window GCTACCCTAGCCTAGCAAGTGCCGCCTACGATCAAGGTCGTCTAGCCGCCGGTGCGATTATCAACAAAGGCAAGACCAGCCGTTTGATCGCCGATATCCCGACCGGTATTTATACCATTCCAGAAATAAGCTCGGTGGGTAAAACTGAGTCGGAATTAACCGAAGCGAAGATCCCTTATGAAGTCGGACGCGCTCAATTTAAACACTTGGCACGCGCCCAAATATCTAATTCTTTAGTTGGCTCATTGAAAATATTATTCCACAGAGAAACCAAAGAAATACTCGGTATCCATTGTTTCGGTGAAAATGCCGCTGAGATCATTCACATTGGTCAGGCAATCATGCAGCAGGAAAATGGCGGCAACAATATCGAATACTTTGTTGAAACCACGTTTAACTATCCGACTATGGCCGAAGCATTTCGAGTCGCCGCGTTAAATGGATTGAATCGTTTGTTCTAATGTTTTAGTCACCTCGTGAACGCAAGCTGCGTTGCTAGTGTGCTGCGTTTAATGACGAAATTAGTATCAATTTTTGTCAATAACCCGATGTAATAACATGACAACAAAGCGCCGATTATCGGCGCTTTGTTGTTTTATAGGGTTAAACACGCCTTTATCTTCTACTTACTTTTTCTTTTCCTACTTTCCTACTTTACGACTTTCCTACTTTACGACTTTTCTACTTTACGACTTTTCTACTTTACGACTTTCCTACTTTCCTACTTTCCTACTTTCAGACGTTCCAGTTTGCTCATACATTAACGTTCTATTAGCCGCTAACTGGCAGGCAAATGCGCCACCAGTGGCAGACATTAGGATTTACAACAATAATTAGGTGTAATTTTTTACCGTTGAGTTGCTCAATTTACGCCATGGACAAATCCAACAAGATATTATTACTGTTCGCCCACCCTTCGCAGCGAAAATCCAGCGTCAATGTCCCCATATTTAAAAAAGCAAAAGAGTTAGATTTCGTTACTGCCGTCGACTTATACGCAGAGTACCCCAGATTTAACATCGACATTTCCAAAGAGCAACAACGTGTTGAAGAGCATCAAATCATCATCTTCCAGTTTCCATTTTATTGGTATTCGACCCCGTCGATATTGAAGGAATGGCAAGATCTGGTATTAGAATGGGGTTGGGCTTATGGTGCAACCGGCAACGCCTTGCGCGATAAAACCTTTATGTGTGCGATAACAACCGGTGCTAAGGAGGATGCATATAATCATGATGGCTTAAATCATTACACCATACGTGAATTATTGCAGCCTCTTAGGCAAACGGCGCGACTCACACAAATGCATTACCTACCGCCCTTTATGTTGTTCTCCAGCTTAAAAGCCAAAGATGAACACCGATTAGCGCCACACTTACAGCAATGGCAAAACCTATTATTGAATCTCCACCAAGGAGCATTTGACGTTAACCGCTTTAACGGCGTAAATATTATCAACTCGTTAATCGACGCCATGGCAACGCCAAATAGCGAGGGTAAGTCATGACAGGTTACTTTATTCAAGGTTTTATATATCTTGTTGCAGCGGTCATTTTTGTACCATTAGCAAAACGCTTGGGGTTAGGCTCTGTACTCGGTTATTTGATAGCCGGTGTCATTATCGGTCCATTAACAGGCATTGTTGGTCAAGAAACCATTACCATACAACACTTTGCTGAATTTGGTGTGGTGATGATGCTATTTTTGGTTGGCTTAGAGCTCGAGCCTAAAAATCTTTGGCAGATGCGCAATAAACTGATTGGCCTAGGCGGTATGCAAGTTGTTTTAACCACCCTTGCTGTAGCAGCCATTGCCTACTTTATCTTTTCCTTACAAGCGCAAACAGCGCTCGCCATTGGCTTATTGTTTTCGTTATCATCGACTGCGATTGTCTTGCAAACCTTCAGTGAAAAAGGCTTAACCAAAACCATCGGCGGTCAAAATGCGTTTTCGGTGTTATTAATGCAAGATATCGCCGTGATCCCGATGTTGGCATTCATTCCTTTACTTGCGCTACCTGAGTTAGTCCAAGCGAGTCAATCATTACAGCAAGCCGCAGAGCATCATGAAGAGATCAGCCTGGTGGCACACCTTCCCGGATGGGCTTATGCATTGACCATACTCGCCAGCATCACCGGCGTCTGTGTCGGAGGTTACTATCTAAGTCGGCCACTATTTCACTACGTCGCCAAATCTGGATTACGTGAAATTTTTGTCGCTACAGCTTTGTTATTGGTGGTAGGCATCGCCGCATTAATGAGCTTAGTCGGATTATCACCGGCACTTGGTACATTTTTGGCAGGTGTTGTTCTCGCCAACAGTGAGTTTCGCCACGAATTAGAAAGTAACATTGAGCCTTTTAAAGGGCTGTTACTCGGCTTATTCTTTATTACCGTTGGCGCCGGTATCGATTTCGGTCTGTTATTCAATAACATTTTTACCATTGTTGCTATCACATTGACCTTGATGTTGTTGAAAATGGCGATTTTAGCCGGTCTTGCAAAAACCTTTAAAATCCAGAAATCGGATACCTGGCTTGTCGCATTGAGCCTTGCTCAAGCCGGTGAATTTGGTTTCGTACTATTAAGCTTTTCAATACAAAACCACGTGCTACCAGCCGATATTGCCAGTACCTTACAGTTGGTTGTCGCCCTATCGATGTTTCTTACACCGTCACTGTTTATTTTTTACGATAAAGTTATTTTACCGCGCTATCAGCAATCAAATCAGTCAGAAGATTTTGATGATATCGATACCAGCGGTTGTGTGGTGATTGCCGGAGCTGGCCGTTTTGGTCAAATCGTTAATCGCTTAATGATCTCCAATGATATCACCACCGTTGTTATGGATTATGAGGTCGCACAAGTCGAAAATATCCGCAAAATAAATGTCAAAAGCTATTTTGGTGACGCCACTCGTCCAGACCTTTTGCACACCGCAGGCTTAGAAACCGCGCGATTATTTGTTATTGCCATAGATCGCAAAGAAGAAGCCGTTGAATTAACCAAATACGTTAAACATACCTACCCACACGTTAAAATATTAGTCCGCGCCTTTGATAAAGGTCACAGCTACGAGTTAAGTCAAGCCGGTGCCGATATCATCGTACCTGAGGTATTCTATTCTGCGGTGGAAATGGGCGCACAAGCCCTTAGAGAAATGGGTCATCATCCATTTGATGTCGAACAAAAACGCAATGCATACATTCATATTGACGAGCACGCATCTCGGCATTTATATGAAAACTGGTTAAAGCGCAGCGAAGGCGAACAATACGGCAATGACTTTATTCAACTGTTTATCGAGTTTGAAGAGAACATTATTAAAGCGATGAAGCATGATCGCATGGAAAATCATGATGTTACCGAACGTGGTTGGACACCACCACCTAAAGATTATCAGGATGAACTAGATAAGCAGTAAAATCAGAAGCTTACAAAGAAAAAGCCGAGCCAAAACCTACAAAAAAACAGTAACGCGTAACCGATACGGACCATATAAAAGGGTCAAATAACAAAAAAGCCAATAGGGTTCCAACTCTATTGGCTTTATTAGTCTTTTTTAACTTTAGCAGCTCAACATGATTGGCTTTATGGTTTTTGTCTTCGTAAAAACATAACCGTAATTCCCGCGAGAAATGACCCCGATGCCATAATCAACGCCACGGTTGTCAGCTCAAATCCTGCATTGAATAGAAAGCCTGGGATCATGGGCCCTAACACCGCGCCTCCACGACCAATACCTAACACTAAGCCAGAGCCAGATCCCAACACTGACGATGGAAACGATGACGCAAACAAGCCGAAAAACCCTGATATCGCTGCAAAGATAAACGCACCCGTAAAAAAGCCGATTTGTTTCATACTCGACAAGGTCTCAGTAAAGTATGGGAAACTGGCTACGCCGATTGCTGCAGCGATTAAACATAAAATCATCAGTGGCTTTATCGCCACAAACCTTGCTATTACCCCCATACCGACGGAACCAAGCACGCCACCTAAACTGATAACACCGAGCACTTGAGTTGCGCTAGATGCTGAATGGCCGAGGTCTGAGACTATGGTAGGTAACCATTTTACAAAGTAGTAATAGGTACCAACATTGGCGAAATAGGCAAAAATTAAAATACAGGTAATGAAAATCAATGAACCTTTAAACAAGCTTGCCGCGCCTACAGGTTCCGAATATTGTGAGTCTCTGGTTTGTAACGCTAATGGCACGGAATGTCTTAGCTTAGCCATAATGTTTTGAATACGTAATAGTGCCCCATCCGGGCGTTTACGTTCTAAAAAACTGATGCTTTCAGGGACAAGCGCGTAGACTAACGGAATAAATAATAGACTCATTGCCGCGCCTAGGTAAAAGGTAATGCGCCAATCGTATGTTTTAAGTAGCGGTGCTAAAAAGGTAGCCCCTAGATAAACACCAAAAGCAAATCCACCAGCCACCAGAGTGACCGCCAAAGAACGGTTCTTATTATTACAATAATCCGATGACGACGCGGTTGCCGTTGCCAGCAAACCACCAATGCCGATACCGGTAAAGACTCTTGCCGCGCCCAATACCCAAACATTTGGTGCTAACCCTGCTATGGCCATACCTAGTGTGACGATAGCTAAACCAATAAGCATGGTCGGTCTTCGCCCATGAGAATCCGCTACCGCGCCAAGAATGATTGAGCCTAAGGCCATACCGACTAATTCCAGTGGCAAAATAATGCCGAGAACCGCTTTCGATAAGCCCCATTCTGCTGTCATACCAGGCGCGGCAAAAGCAATCGCCAATACATCATAGCCATCAAGCGCCAATATACCGACGCAAATGGCGACTATATACCATTGTCTTAGTTTCATTGGCTCTTGCTTGATAATATCAAGAGCACTCGCTTGTGTTGTCATAACCTCTCCCATATAACAATTTTATTTGCCTGAGGTTTGTAACCTAAGGCTGTGCGCGTTTTTATTATTCGTTTTTAATATTTATTTTTATTGGTTACGCACAATTAAAAATTCATCATAGGGTTATTTTCATTAAAGAAACTGGTTATAAACGGCAATTATGATGCCAAAGTAAATGCAAACATGGCGACAGATGGCGATGTGAAAACCAAAAACCTTGCCGACAAACGTAAAAATCCCCCAACCATAAATGATTGAGGGATTAAAATACAACAATGTTAACGCTTAGCTCTTAACCCTTAGCTCTTAGTCCTTAGTCCTTAGTCCTTAGTCCTTAGTCCTTAGTCTCTAACCAATTATGAGCCAGTAATATCATGAATAGCCACAGCATAAATTGCCAGCTAAAACGGCCACCAGAATCATCATCATCGACCTTAACGGACACCGTCGCGGTCGCCTGACTGCCCGCATTGTCTTCTATGGTATAAGTAAACGTTTCAGTGCCACTAAAACCTGACGGAGGTGAATACAAAAATTCGCCATTATCGGGCGCTAAAACGCCTTGTCCTTGATAATCAAATGAGACGATTCGCAGCGCGTCATTTTCACCGGCTTCGATATCGGCATCGGTATCATTCGCCAACACATTAAGACTTATATTGTTGACGTCTTTATCAATACTGTAGCTGTCTTGATTGGCAACAGGGATATCATTAACCGGTTGGATATACACACTGATCGGATACGTAGGGCTATCTTCCTGACCATCGTTTACTTTTACAGTAATGGTTACATAGCCATTAACATGTTCGTCAAACGTGATGTTATTGTTGTCCACGCTATAACCATCGCCCGCTAAGATAATTAAGGTAAATTGTTGTGGGTATGAATTGTCCGCATCTTGTACGTATAAATCATTGAGATCGATTTCAATGAATTGATCTTCAATAATGGTAATTTGCTTTTGACCAATAATTTCTGGCACGGCATTGCGCGCTGAAGAATTTGATAAGGTAAACGCTTTTGACAAGGCAAAGAATGACGGCGTTGAACAAGCGACTTTAATGTGTGCTTGGTCAGTATTTATGTTTGGCACGGTCACCATTTCACTACCATCATTGGCTGTATCACGTGCGAGAAGGTAGTCAAAACTATTACCACCATTGGCAGAAAATAGAATATTCACTTGCTTGCATTGCACCTCACCTTGATCGGTGTTTGCGACTTGCCATTGTACAGGTGTCTGTCCTTCATCACTCAACACGGTTGATGCGTTTGGCATATCAATGGTAAACGGACCGGCATTATTATCGACTCGTACCTGGATATCCTCGATGGCAACACCACCACGTTGATCACGTGCTGTCACTTTAAAATTTAACGCGCGGCGAGTAGTTGGGTAATTTTCGCCAACCATTAATGTATTGCTGGTAATGCTTAACAGCGATGGAAAATAACGATACGACAGCGCCGACGGCTCAATCGAACGAAAAATAGGTCGAGAACCGTCATCTTTCATACCGTCTCGGTCAAATGACCCATTGCCTAAATCAAATTGATCGAAGCCATAGGTGATTACATCGCCATCAGCGTCGCTCGCTTGCGCCTCTATTACAAACGGGGTTTGTTTGGGGATCACAAAACTTGATGCGACTTGTAATTCAGGTTGGTTATTGCTTTGTTGCCAATCAACGCCGCAACTGTTGCCAATATCATATGGATCATCGGTCAAATATTGGCGTATTTCCAAAATCGAATTGACGTGAAAGTAATCATCTGAATTTTGCTGTAAGTTGGTATCATCACAAATACCCGCATAAGACATGATGGTAGAGCCGCTGCCAGGCTCATAAGCTGATTGTGAATAACGATTACCAGAGCACGAACCACTTAAACTATTAAAGCTATGTTCAGCGCCTAACTGATGCGCCAACTCGTGGGCCACAAAATCGATATAAAAACTGTCTAAGCTCGGGTTATTGTAGCCGCTCACCCCAACCGCTTTCCAAGCGCCTACATCGTGATCAGACAAACTAAACAAGTCATTATCACAAACCACTCCTACCCCGGCTAAACCACCAGCGCTGGTGGTCAGAACATGACCAATATCAAAATATTGATTACCAACCATTGTCGCTAATACTTTTGGGTTTTCATAAACATCGCCATCGTCATTTTCAAAAGGATCTTGGCTATGATCGTAGTTTCCCGCTTGATCTTCTGGCGCAATATAGAATCCGTTATCGATACGCTCAGACAAGACAAAATCGACCGCTAATTCACGGCTGTAGATTTCATTTATACGACTCACTAAATTGACAATAGCGACCAACACTTGTTGCTTACTGTTACCAAAATAAGCGCTGTATTCAGATGTTGTGGCAAAGGCAATTCGATAGGTTTTATTGACCGGTTCTAGATTGTCTTTAGCAGCAAGAGCGGTATCACCGCCTACTTTATTGCGTAGCATTTCATCTTTGATCAAACTCGATGTATTGGCACCGTTACGTTTTTCGCTGACACGATAGTAACCCGCCTGTTGCATCGGATCGATATAGGTTGTCTGGCCTTGATGACGAAGGGTTGCGTACAAACCATTGGGGCTCTGGGTTATTGAACCGAGTTTGACACCGGTTTTGATATTGACCGCATCGAAACTGCGAATATCAGGATATTTTTGTTGTAAATTTGCCGGTATCA belongs to Thalassotalea sp. HSM 43 and includes:
- a CDS encoding MFS transporter, with the translated sequence MTTQASALDIIKQEPMKLRQWYIVAICVGILALDGYDVLAIAFAAPGMTAEWGLSKAVLGIILPLELVGMALGSIILGAVADSHGRRPTMLIGLAIVTLGMAIAGLAPNVWVLGAARVFTGIGIGGLLATATASSSDYCNNKNRSLAVTLVAGGFAFGVYLGATFLAPLLKTYDWRITFYLGAAMSLLFIPLVYALVPESISFLERKRPDGALLRIQNIMAKLRHSVPLALQTRDSQYSEPVGAASLFKGSLIFITCILIFAYFANVGTYYYFVKWLPTIVSDLGHSASSATQVLGVISLGGVLGSVGMGVIARFVAIKPLMILCLIAAAIGVASFPYFTETLSSMKQIGFFTGAFIFAAISGFFGLFASSFPSSVLGSGSGLVLGIGRGGAVLGPMIPGFLFNAGFELTTVALIMASGSFLAGITVMFLRRQKP
- a CDS encoding NAD(P)H-dependent oxidoreductase; its protein translation is MDKSNKILLLFAHPSQRKSSVNVPIFKKAKELDFVTAVDLYAEYPRFNIDISKEQQRVEEHQIIIFQFPFYWYSTPSILKEWQDLVLEWGWAYGATGNALRDKTFMCAITTGAKEDAYNHDGLNHYTIRELLQPLRQTARLTQMHYLPPFMLFSSLKAKDEHRLAPHLQQWQNLLLNLHQGAFDVNRFNGVNIINSLIDAMATPNSEGKS
- a CDS encoding monovalent cation:proton antiporter-2 (CPA2) family protein: MTGYFIQGFIYLVAAVIFVPLAKRLGLGSVLGYLIAGVIIGPLTGIVGQETITIQHFAEFGVVMMLFLVGLELEPKNLWQMRNKLIGLGGMQVVLTTLAVAAIAYFIFSLQAQTALAIGLLFSLSSTAIVLQTFSEKGLTKTIGGQNAFSVLLMQDIAVIPMLAFIPLLALPELVQASQSLQQAAEHHEEISLVAHLPGWAYALTILASITGVCVGGYYLSRPLFHYVAKSGLREIFVATALLLVVGIAALMSLVGLSPALGTFLAGVVLANSEFRHELESNIEPFKGLLLGLFFITVGAGIDFGLLFNNIFTIVAITLTLMLLKMAILAGLAKTFKIQKSDTWLVALSLAQAGEFGFVLLSFSIQNHVLPADIASTLQLVVALSMFLTPSLFIFYDKVILPRYQQSNQSEDFDDIDTSGCVVIAGAGRFGQIVNRLMISNDITTVVMDYEVAQVENIRKINVKSYFGDATRPDLLHTAGLETARLFVIAIDRKEEAVELTKYVKHTYPHVKILVRAFDKGHSYELSQAGADIIVPEVFYSAVEMGAQALREMGHHPFDVEQKRNAYIHIDEHASRHLYENWLKRSEGEQYGNDFIQLFIEFEENIIKAMKHDRMENHDVTERGWTPPPKDYQDELDKQ
- a CDS encoding reprolysin-like metallopeptidase, which translates into the protein MSFKKNNCAIVFVVFFSINVFAASDTGPVWVEQTSAKVELAEATDSRVYQLSLNQSSPSIHADAVFSVPLINGTIVDVRLKSNRLIPANLQQKYPDIRSFDAVNIKTGVKLGSITQSPNGLYATLRHQGQTTYIDPMQQAGYYRVSEKRNGANTSSLIKDEMLRNKVGGDTALAAKDNLEPVNKTYRIAFATTSEYSAYFGNSKQQVLVAIVNLVSRINEIYSRELAVDFVLSERIDNGFYIAPEDQAGNYDHSQDPFENDDGDVYENPKVLATMVGNQYFDIGHVLTTSAGGLAGVGVVCDNDLFSLSDHDVGAWKAVGVSGYNNPSLDSFYIDFVAHELAHQLGAEHSFNSLSGSCSGNRYSQSAYEPGSGSTIMSYAGICDDTNLQQNSDDYFHVNSILEIRQYLTDDPYDIGNSCGVDWQQSNNQPELQVASSFVIPKQTPFVIEAQASDADGDVITYGFDQFDLGNGSFDRDGMKDDGSRPIFRSIEPSALSYRYFPSLLSITSNTLMVGENYPTTRRALNFKVTARDQRGGVAIEDIQVRVDNNAGPFTIDMPNASTVLSDEGQTPVQWQVANTDQGEVQCKQVNILFSANGGNSFDYLLARDTANDGSEMVTVPNINTDQAHIKVACSTPSFFALSKAFTLSNSSARNAVPEIIGQKQITIIEDQFIEIDLNDLYVQDADNSYPQQFTLIILAGDGYSVDNNNITFDEHVNGYVTITVKVNDGQEDSPTYPISVYIQPVNDIPVANQDSYSIDKDVNNISLNVLANDTDADIEAGENDALRIVSFDYQGQGVLAPDNGEFLYSPPSGFSGTETFTYTIEDNAGSQATATVSVKVDDDDSGGRFSWQFMLWLFMILLAHNWLETKD